The Bos indicus x Bos taurus breed Angus x Brahman F1 hybrid chromosome 9, Bos_hybrid_MaternalHap_v2.0, whole genome shotgun sequence genomic sequence gagtactggagtggggtgccattgccttctccgaccaacaCCCATAGCCtgctcaaacccatatccatcaagtcggtggtgccatccaaccatctcatcctctgtcatctcatcctcctcctgccttcaatcttcccagcatcagagtcttttccagtgagtcagttcttcgcatcaggtggccaaagcattggcgtttcagcttcaatacAATAGAAAATTGTATAATCTGGGGCAAATCATTCAATCTCCCTTGGgttcagctttctcatctataaCGGCCTATAAAATTTTGAGTGTGAGGGGAAACAGTACTGACTTTGGGAATGAATGCAGGGTGAACCGTGGAAGGAGGAAAGCAGATAGGATGCTGGGTTACTACTGTATTTGAACTAGTGAACAAGCCAGGATGACCACATTCTGAAACTAAAAAGTGCCTCATAGagacacagacttagaaaacaaatgtatggacaccaagaggggagggagagggtgggatgaattggaaaaTAGGGATTGACGTGTACACTGCTATGTATGAAGTAGATGGCTGGTGATATGATTCCACGTCTATGAGATACCTAGAAGATTCAAATCCATAGAGTCATAAAGTACTCTGGTAGCTGCCAAGGGTTGGGGAGTAGAGGGTAGTAAGGTGGGGAAGGGGGATGGGGAGTTTTTAATGGGAACAAAGTATGGTTGAAGAAGGTGAAAAATTTGAgggatggatggtggtgagagttgcataacaatgtgaatgtacttagtgcctctgaactgtacagttaaatatggttaaaataatttttttaagtgcaaagAAAATTATGTTTCAGTGAAAGGGGAATAAATGAGTAGAATGTTTAGCTacctgaatgatttttaaaatatgaggagGATTCTAATAGAAAGAAGCATCATGAGAAACTTTTGGACCAGATAGGACTGACAAATTGTTATTTCATCCATAAACACCATAATAAACAACAACCACCATCACAAACACTATCATTCTGTAAAAAGAACACCATTTCAAAGAAGATGCACTGTTCCACCTCTACCTCATAGGCTATTGGGTGAGATCAACCTATCATTAGGACAGCAAGGATGGAAGGGACATACAAGGTCTGGAAAACACGGGTCAGCCCATCTTCAGGCAACCAGGCAAGACACCACTTAAGCTGACTTCTGGGTAGTCACTGTTTCATTGTCATCTGTGCAATGAACTAAGATCAAAGCACATTTGTggggcctcttgagaaacctatatgcaggtcaggaagcaagagttagaactggacatggaacatcagactgtttccaaataggaaaaggagtacctcaaggctgtatattgtcaccctgcttatttaacttatatgcagagtacatcatgagaaacactgggctggaagaagcacaagctggaatcaagattgccgggagaaatatcaataacctcagatatgcagatgacaccacccttatggcagaaagtgaagaggaactcaaaagcctcttgatgaaagtgaaagaggagagtgaaaaagttggcttaaaactcaacattcagaaaacgaagatcatggcatctggtcccatcacttcatgggaaatagatggggaaacagtggaaagtgtcagattttattttttggggggtgccaaaatcactgcagatggtgattgcagccatgaaattaaaagacgcttactccttggaaggaaagttatgaccaacccaaatggcatattcaaaagcagagacattactttgccaacaaaagtctgtctagtcaaggctatggtttttccagtagtcatgtatggatgtgagagttggactgtgaagaaagctgagcaccgaagaattgatgcttttgaactgtggtgttggagaagactcttgagagtcccttggactgcaaggagatccaaccagtccattctgaaggacatcagccctgggatttctttggaaggaatgatgctaaagctgaaactacagtactttggccacctcatgcgaaaagttgactcattggaaaagactctgatgctgggagggattgggggcaggaggagaaggggacgacagaggatgagatggctggatggcatcactgactggatggacatgagtttgggtgaactccgggagttggtgatggacagggaggcctggcgtgctgcaattcttggggtcacaaaaagtcggacatgactgagtgactgaactgaactgatgtaaacatttccaaaaagagaaaaaaaaatgctcattgAAATAATGTaatggaaaaattaaacaaaaaaaatttcaatgaaaCACAGAGcccgtacacacacacaaaatacatccACAAACATACTtgtgtatatacatttaaatgaaaacttcATAAGGCAATCTTTACCCTGAATGCAAGTATATTCTGAAATTATCTACTTTCTTCTATTCTGGTTTGCTTTTCATTAAAAACGTTTTTTGCAGTCAGTGGTAAATTAGAACTTCTTATGTCCACGTGCAGGAATAGGTTAAATTTGAGAAATTTTAGAACCTGTTGACATTACATTCATAGCTTGAAATCagctcaatgaaaataaaaaatcaaattctaCAAATAtgggcttttttctttcttttcagagcCAGATGTTAAACATTTTCTAGCACACCACTGGTTGCAGACTTCTAAGTGGATTTTGAAAATTACTAATGGGTCACAACTTAAAGTTTAAAAGTCATTGAATAGCACATACTGTATAAAGCTTCTTGTACCCAGAAGCACCACCATAAATAGaagttttcttctttgcttcctccTGCTACTACTCTATTATTCaaagatatatgtacacattttaaGCAAAAACGAGTGACTGAGTCAAAATGCAACCTTTTTTTGGTATGTActtcacatttattaaaaatcagaacaCCAATAGTCATACAAAGTGTGAATGagccagagaaagaaaggaaggctcTGGCTGGAATTCTCTGGctagtaaaatagaaaaatagaaaatagaaaaaagaaaaaatgccaaTTGTATGATTAAGATGATACTTGGACGGAAATGTGGATGAAATCTGGGGCCTCAGTTACagtttccatttcttattttgttaaaaaaaaaaaaaaggttcaatcTCACAACTGTAAAATCTGGTAAAGGCTGATTTTCAGCTATCGAATGATTGATTCTTGACATCATATGACTTCTTGAAATTGTTATTTCCATATTTACTTACCTATAATTTTTAGTGGTCGATGTTTCAAAATACCTCTGATCAGACTCTGAGGAAgacaatgtaaataaaatatcacaCAAAATGCGTGTGATGGTGAGAATGGGGAGAGCAATACTCAAGCTCAGCTTGTGTTTTGCTCCCTTCCAAATAGTACAAAACTTTGTGTGTGTTCCCTTCATCCCCTTCCTGGCTTTTTCTACCTTCTCTTCAcctttctgacttttttctttcttctctacctATAAGCAGTAAGAACTATTCTGAAAAGACAGAATTTGGGgttcaaagaaaaaattcttttttcttctcaagtTTTAGAAACCAAAAACTTTCCATGGTAGCcaaagtcacacacacatacacacaccacacacagagtTTAAGTAACTTTATTCTTCTAAATTCCAGTCCTTTGCATCTTTCCACTCATACAAATAATtctattcagtttctttttctgtaaacaaGTTAGTATTATGGAAATGTGAGCTGAAAATTTTACCCAGGAAAATGTACTTTAAGGCTCTGCGAAACCAGGGATAAAAGAAACCATATATTAAAGGATTACATGTGGAGTTAAAATAGCCAAACCATGTCAAAGCATCAAACAAAACTACAGGAGTAGAGAAGCTCAGAAAGGGATCCAATAAAATTGTGAAAAAGCAGGGAAACCAGCATAATAAAAAAACACCCATCACTATCCCTAAAGTCTTGGCTGCTTTCTTGTCTTTCCTCATttgattattttgattttctgGTAAGTTGTTGATTGCACGAGCATGCTTTCTGGATACTGCAAAAATTTTGCCATAAATTCCAACCATCACAGACCCAGGAGCGAAGAAACCTGCCATGAACAAGGTGGTGCCCCATAGCTTGTTGAACATCACTGGGCAGGAACTAGAGCAAGCAACCAAGATGTCATAGCCTTCTATTCCATCAGCATAGGCCTCAGAGAAGACCACTCCGAAGGCAAATGTCCCGGGGACTGACCAGCAGAGAATCAGCAACTCTTTAATGACTGGAATCGTCATTTTGATTGAATACTGTAAAGGGTAACAGATAGCATAAAATCTATCAATGGCCACCGAGCAAAGATGGAAAATGGATGTAATGCTGAGCATCAGATCAAAGCTATAATGAATCTTGCAAAATGTAAGCCCAAAATACCAgcagttctccactgatcttatCATACTGTATGGCATGATGGTGAATCCCAGCAGGAAATCAGTGACCGCCATGGAGAGGATGAGGAAGTTGGTTGGTGTGTGAAGCTGtttgaagtaggaaatggaaagGATCATGGCAAGATTGCCAAACACTGTGATGAATATGGCTCCAGACATAAAGGAATACATGGCAGCTCGGACCCCTACCGGCCTTTCGTTTTCTGGGCAAGATCCACTTCCATATTCAGAGCGATTCAATAGTTTCTTAGGAAAAAGCAAGAACACATGCGATTGTGTCAGTTAATAGACAGTATATCACGTTTTTGATATACtttcatagaaaaattttaaaaagacatagaaGACTTAAGGAAGATAATTTATGGtgaattattataattttcttatttatcttaatCTGTATTTAGTCTTAACCTGTAAATTTACAATTCATAGGATTCTAACCTAATGAGTTTAAGTGATCATAATTTACTTTACTCTTGCCTTTATTCAaattaaggcttccctgataggtcagttgaagaatacacctgcaacgcaggagaccctggttcaattcctgggtcgggaagatctgctggagaaggaatagtctacccactccagtgttcttggacttcccttgtggctcagctggtaaagaatctgcctgcaatgcaggagacctgggtt encodes the following:
- the LOC113898828 gene encoding trace amine-associated receptor 2 — protein: MYSFMSGAIFITVFGNLAMILSISYFKQLHTPTNFLILSMAVTDFLLGFTIMPYSMIRSVENCWYFGLTFCKIHYSFDLMLSITSIFHLCSVAIDRFYAICYPLQYSIKMTIPVIKELLILCWSVPGTFAFGVVFSEAYADGIEGYDILVACSSSCPVMFNKLWGTTLFMAGFFAPGSVMVGIYGKIFAVSRKHARAINNLPENQNNQMRKDKKAAKTLGIVMGVFLLCWFPCFFTILLDPFLSFSTPVVLFDALTWFGYFNSTCNPLIYGFFYPWFRRALKYIFLGKIFSSHFHNTNLFTEKETE